TACCGCCCCCATCTGACTGGCCCTGGTGCTCCTGGGGAATCCACCCGTCCTCAGATGTATGGGCTACTTGAGGACTTTCTTACCCTAGGACAGCTCCATAGTCATGGCACCACGGGCCCAGATCACCCTCTGACCTTCGCAAGGGGTTTCCCGGCTACTGACCAGGAGGTCGACCGGACAACTTCTAAGCTTACTACGTAGGAAGCCAAGACATGACGAAGAAAGAGTTGCAGAGGAGTGTACATCGGCAACAGTAACCAGTCTGATAGAGCCCGGATGAGCCCCGTCATCTCTAAAACCTGGCCTGGCATTTGTGGAAGAATCTGCTGGTGAGACATGCTTATCTGAAGGATGATCCGCCGCGCCTCAATGGCCCGGTCAACCGTCCCTGTTTATCCTGTGCGGTTGATATCCACGGTgaagaatatatatactccggAGTCCCTGGCATCGGACGGAATCCTGTCCAGTCCCGTCATGAATAGCCAGATTTCTACAGACAAACCCAACTACTCATGCAATCTCGTATCGTCGTTCATTCCAGGCCCACCAAACGCAGGCCACCATTCCAATGACACATTCACAGATGCAACAAGATGAGTCTTCCAGAAAAGGGAACAATTCTAAAAATCAATAAACAAACCAAACACAGCTGGAGAAATACCGGTCAGTCATTCAGGGTATTAGAGaacaggaaaaaaaagaaaagaaaagaaaagaaaagaaaaatgaaaTCCAAAGCCAAATCCAAATCCAGTCAAGCATAAGACCAAATAATCATAACCGCTGTCTCATTGTAAAATGTAAAAGAAGATCGGTAAGTGTACGTGTACAAATATGCCGGCGTCGATGTATGTATCGTACCCCCATGACCTCGAAAGGTCAGGTTTCATGTCGGGCCATCACGTCATCGGTAGTGACATGTGCCGCGCTCAAATCATGCGTGCAACTCGTCCAGATCCCGTCTGTAGAGGAGCTGATCCGGAAATACTCTTCAGCGCGGAAACAATGGCCTGCCTCAGGCGTGCTCCGGCGACCCGGACCCTCCCATGTCCATGCAAAGTAACATTGCTAGTTCGTACATTGCTCGTTGCGGTCCACCCAAGCAGCTTTCCAAGTGCAGGCCGGAATATCGTCCTCTCGACGGTGGCCGAGCCAAGTCTTGGGGTGCAAATGACCTGACGATGCTCTATCTGCGACAACAGTGAAAGAAAACACGGCAACTGGCCCCAGTGAGAGATTCGATGACAGCTGCATGCCACGTGGCCAGCGTCATATCGAATAGTGTTCTAGGGCATATTAAGTCCCCTCCAACGCCGAATCTCCCTGTTTCACGGAGGGGAGATAGCAAGCCCGTTCATAAGATTAGGAAGTGGCTTCCGACGAGCATTGTTGGCCGTCTTTGACACTCGCGGCGCTCCATTGATCATGCGCGGTTCCTTCATCAGGCTGGTGTCGAGCTTGGCTGGGGCTGCGACGGATTAGCGTCATTCTACAGGCAGGCTAACTAATAAGTTTGTCGATCGTCGACGCACCTCTAGTGACAATGCGAGTGTAATCCCCTGAAAGAGTCTGCTGACCCCTGCTGCTCGGTGGAAACGAAGTGGCACTGGCTGTTCGCCAGAGATGGTTCGAGGTATCGGATAGGAAATCCGTCGTGGTACGGCTAGAAAACAGCGAAGAGCGGCCCCGGTTCCGTTTCGACAGGACAATCTCATCGAACAAGGCCAGTCGGGGGTCCTTTGACTTGGGATTCaccctttctctttccccaaTGAACTCGTTAAAACCTGACGAGGTGAGCAATACAGACCATGCATGTGGTTTACGTTTTCCCCGCGCTTACCTTGTGTGTGCTGCAGGACCGCAATGTACTCCGCATGCTCGCTAGGCAGGCTTTTCAAAAAGGCTTCCATATTAAAGCTGTACGTCAGACCCGCCTTTTTCTTGTCGCCCGTGGCCGGTTGAAGGAACTTCTTGTACGTGTAAAACAGGCTGGCGAAACATCTGACAAAGGCGGCCCGAACCTGCTCCGGGTGGAACGCTGCCGGACAAACCAGACAGATCTGGAGAGCGCACCGGTTGTGCACCAGAGTCTTGCAGGCACTGCATCGGTACATGCCGTCCTCCGCTCGCTCATCGCACACGGCACAGACGGCCTTGTCATCGGCCGGGACCACCTGGAGGCAGTGGCCCTCAACCCAGCACGTGCCCTCGGCATTGTGGATGGGCTGCGCGACAGACTGCGGCACGATCGTCGAGGCTGCCACCGTGGACTGAGCATAGACGGACGGTGCATAGGTGGAGCCCGAGTTGTATTCCGTGTTCAACGTGGTGACTGACAGGTTGGGCGCATGACCAAGGAAAGGAGCACTCGGCCGTCTCGGAACACCCGGCCTCATCTCCATGCCAAAGGACGAGCTTCGCCGGGATGAGGCATCAAAATGGCCCGACCGTTTCTCCCGCAGCGAAGCCTGCAGAGCCATTCCCGAATCGTTCCGGGAGCTGGGCGGGAAGTGGCCCGAGGTCGGTGAATGGTCCCTCGGGGAAGGGGGTGACCCGGTCTTGGACGTGGACCCGGTGCTCGGTCGGTCGGAGCCTTTGGATGAGAAGCCCCTGGACGCCGCTTGCTCGTTACGTGCATACAGATACGCGTTGAAGATGAGTGGCTGGAACGTAGTCGGCAGCACAGACTGTTGACCAAACGCACTCGAATTGAGACTGACATACTTGGCCAGTTGCGTGGACTGCGCCCGGGCGTTGAAGATGGACGGGTTTTCCGACATAAAGGCATCGAAGGGGAACGTCTCGATTGCGTAAGCTGGAGGGCCAGTGGGGACCGCGCACCGACTGTGGTGGGGAGCGGCCAGCTGGAGCAGCGACAGCAGCTTCCGGCGCTGATGACGCGGCAGGGGCGTCGGCTGCACTGTGCTCTCGATCACGTCGGCATCCAGATCCACCAGGACAAAGTCATCGGACGGCAATTCGACCTTCTCATATCGACGCTCGATCCCCACAATGTACGGACAGGGGGCCTCCAGGGCCTGGATCAACCGTGCTGGGAGCACGGGAATCAGCACACCGGTCCACTGGAGCGGGAAGAGCAGGTCGACGAGGGCTCTGGTGGCCAGGTAGAGCATCGACGTGTGGGACGAGAGAAAGATGATGCGGGACTCGGTCAGGGCGTACTCGAACAAAATGATGATGTTTGACAGGGACAGCGTCCGGAACAACGCATAGAGATCCGTGTTTCGGGACCCGGGCAGCTCATTGACCGCCTCCTTGCGTGCGAAGAGGCGCAGCTCCCGGACGGCCAGCTCGACCTGCGTCTTGGACGAGTTGGGGCTGAATGCCTCGGTGCACAGATTCATCACGTATCGCTCCAAGGGTTGCCAGACGCCCATGCGCGGCGAGCTGGGGGGGACTCGCTGAACGCCGCCGTCGGTCATGGGGACAATGATGGCCTTCAACCACTCCTTCCAGAAGCTAGTCATGTTCTCCTCACGCCCCAAAATGCCATATGCGCGGGGGATCCAGAAACCGGTTTCTCCGTCGGTCAAGCCTTCGATCTTTGACGCCGCCCCGTGGCGCACCGGCCGGAGCAGATCGGTCATGAGTCCAATCTTCTCTTCCACCGCGCtgatctcatcctccaactgTTCTCTCGACTCCGACCCGGACACGACGGTGGGAAGCTTCGCCAGGAGCCGTGACAGCTTGGCCCGCTCGGAGGCCAGCCGTTCCCCGAGACTCGCTGCCAGCTCTCGCTCCTCGTCCGTCATGTTCTCTTTCCTCCACTCTTCACAGCgcttctccaactcttcGGCCGCTCGTTGGTTCAGAGGGATCCAGATGATTACGCAGATTGCATGCAGTCGGGACCCGTTGTCAGTCGTCATGGTGAACCCATGCCACGTGGATCGAGGCCGCTGGTCGGAAGACACgatattgatatcattgGGAAAGGCAAACATCGGGACGTAATCCGGGAAGGTTCCGCgctgcttcagctcctccGTCATACCTTTTGTTGGATATCGATCGAGAAGAACGGGCTCGAATCGCCGCTTCAGAGGGTGCATGGTGGGGGAGAATTCTAGGGGTTGCGGAGCGGGGATGACAGAGTTGTAATTGCTGAGACGCCGTGAAGTACGAATGGAAGCTGTCCAGGAAAAGAACAGAGTTTAGTAGATTGTCAGCGTAGATGGCGCCGTATGGCGAATATCGCCGGGAATGGACTCACCTTGACGGGCAACCGACGGCTGCCGCTTCATACTGTTCATATCCCGGAAGGCCATGTGTCGTCGTACGCTACCGATCCCAGATCGTAGTAGGCTCGACGGCTGTGATGGAGTCTCCTCGGCGGTGATCTTCTGCGTGCGCAACCGCGACCGGGGGCGTGAGGCGGGCGTGATGGCCCCGGCACTGAGGCTCAGGTCGGACAGGAACGAGTCTCTCTCGGACGCGAACTTGAACAGCGCCTTGTCGAAgtcaaagtcctccagaAACGACGAGCCCCGAGGGGATTGCGCACCCTTGATCGTCAGGCTGCTTCGATTGCTGTTGGAGCCGTTCGCGTTTCCCTCGGCGGCGTTTTCCGAGCGCATGGAGAACCGCTGAAATGAGTTCCAGCCGGGCAAAGTCGAATTGGGTCTCGAGAGCCCGTCGAAACGGGAGTCGTGAGCCTCCTCAGCGtccgcatcctcctcaatgGTATCTGTGAGAGCGGGACCAGGAGAAGTGGCGCTGTTTGCCCTGTATTCATCGCCCAACCTTCGAAAGGTCTCTAGTACCTCTGTGCCATCCACGCCAGCTATCCAAAAGTAGTCCGCAAGAGGCGTGGTTGACGCCTCGGGGGTGGAAGAGTAAGGCATTATTTTTtgagaggggggggggggatgAGGGGGTGTGATGAGTTGATAGCAGGTGGATGATCGTTCAATTCGTCACAAAATCTACCGTGTAGTTTATCGTCATCACATGAAGCCAAAAAATGAAACTGAAAAAGCAAATCTCAATCAACTGTGACCTGGAGCGCGAAACCAGCGCCAATCCAATTGGGGGAGGGTGGCTTCAACAATCAGGAGCTTCGGGATCAATAGGGAGGGTATCGCAGTGGAGACGAGGACGCATAAGTAAGAGAAGATTTGCGACAATGGTCGCGGGATAGGCTGGACAACCTTGCTGGAAAGATAAGCCGTCCAGGTATATGAAATtggaacagaagaagcaaagaaagatgaGACAGACGAatgtggagagagaaaaacGCAGTTGAGTTtgaagaggggaaaggggGAAAAATTGGGAATGCGTGGAGAAATTGATCTACTCCTGCTGCATGCAAGCAAAGCACTAGAGCGGGAGGGGGGTGGAAAaggagtagtagtagtagtagtggtggtggtagaAGTTAGTACTCCGTGGTAGCTAGTAATAATATCTAGCAGTGATTCAGTGAAGGACAAGAAATGAATATCTATTGAGTAAATGCTAATAATCAAGGAGAACAACAGCAGAAATAGTAGCAATACAACTAAGACAGAAGCTCCCCTCTCCtgaccttcttttctttttctatttcTTTGCGATCGATTTCTTCCATCGCTTTTCAACCTGTGGACTGATAGATACTAAGGTACGGTCCTTCTACGACTCCATACGACTCTATCTCAGCTGTGTGCTGCCCCTCTACTCGCTCTACGTCCCCGTTTCTTCCTCGTTCTTTGCTCTCTCCAGGCTCCGGTCTGCTCTGTATGTTGTCTTTGGTTCCAGTCACCCCAGTGGTCCCAGTCTTCTCTCCGCTCCGCCGTGCACACGCACACACCTAGCGAACAGAGCCGTCCATGCACTTgagtctactccgtagtctagCACCAGGATGACGGGTATACCCACTTCTACCAGCGCAACTGGTGGCTGATTATGACACGATTTTACTTTTCATTTCTGTTATCTGCGAGGGACATGGTATTATGAGGTAATCGACGATCAAAGAATTGATTGCTATCAGCCGAAACTAGCGACGGAGAATGTTGACAAGCGACGTCCAGTCAAAAGGCAGGAAATTGTTACTTCAatggaaaaaggaaagggaCCGAAAAAcgaaaagaaagaggcaggCATAAAGGAACGGGAACCAACGTGCAGACGAAACCGAGATGCCTCGTTGGGACCATTGATTGGGACCGCACCAATGCAGGAGAGACAGCGATAATTTCGAAGGATGCAGGGCGCTGTAccgagatcctgcagcctGCGGGTTTACCTTGGATAAATTCAAGGAGGTAATGATTTGTGTTCCGCTACCTATTTTCGTCACACTAAAAAATTCTGGTGACACATACACGTACTTTAATCCAGTCTCTCCACCGACAATTTTAGCAATGGACATGGCATGACAGACCAGACCGTctctcatcctcttcaaccagtCGGAGAAGCGTCTCAAATCCATACAgagtatctatctactaCTGTAccaagtacggagtatgtagTTATCAACACTCTCAGTGATCAGCATTAGGGAACAACAATCTACGTCCCGAAAGTTGTCACTGTTCGGATCCAGTGGAGAGCAAAACTGGTGGATTTCCAAGTGCGTGATCCCCTGCCTATCAGAATTCTAAAACAATCCCCTCTAGTCCCTTGGTACTTGAACGGCTGGAGAGAAGCACTACTGTCGGGACTGGAaatgatcatcatcggatGTAACCTTTTCGGGTGGTGGTGACCACAACTCCCCTTGCTTGATATCAGCATTTGGCTGTCAAACCTCCCCGCCATCACGAATCTTCCAGTCGTCCAGTACGATCAGTACCCAAGGTACCTCAGCGTCGGCAACCGCTCGGGCGTTTGGAGTCTCGAACAGTTTTCGATTCCGGGATTCTCAGCCATCGTACGTCCGAGTGTCTAGATGGAACAGTCTGGCCTTTGATGATctgctggatgattggaTAGGAGAATCCTTCCAACCAGCCGAAGCAAAATGGCACATGGCGGATAATCTCGAGGTTACCGTTTCGCACTCCGAAGAGGATAATCCTCGCCTAGTCAGTCCTCCGTACTCGTACTTTAAAGGATGTAAGTAGATTTTACGGTGTGTAAAAATTTTCGGTTTTCCTGCCGAGGCTGCAACATTCTTTGTGACGGTACTAGTAACAATTATGCATAATGCCGAGTGCATAAACGATTCAACTACTCAAAACCATCAAAGCATTGTTTGCATCCTCTTTCTTGATACATGTTCGTACGTCCATTAACCAGCCCCGGCAACAAGATCATGATGC
The Aspergillus fumigatus Af293 chromosome 4, whole genome shotgun sequence DNA segment above includes these coding regions:
- a CDS encoding dDENN domain protein, whose amino-acid sequence is MPYSSTPEASTTPLADYFWIAGVDGTEVLETFRRLGDEYRANSATSPGPALTDTIEEDADAEEAHDSRFDGLSRPNSTLPGWNSFQRFSMRSENAAEGNANGSNSNRSSLTIKGAQSPRGSSFLEDFDFDKALFKFASERDSFLSDLSLSAGAITPASRPRSRLRTQKITAEETPSQPSSLLRSGIGSVRRHMAFRDMNSMKRQPSVARQASIRTSRRLSNYNSVIPAPQPLEFSPTMHPLKRRFEPVLLDRYPTKGMTEELKQRGTFPDYVPMFAFPNDINIVSSDQRPRSTWHGFTMTTDNGSRLHAICVIIWIPLNQRAAEELEKRCEEWRKENMTDEERELAASLGERLASERAKLSRLLAKLPTVVSGSESREQLEDEISAVEEKIGLMTDLLRPVRHGAASKIEGLTDGETGFWIPRAYGILGREENMTSFWKEWLKAIIVPMTDGGVQRVPPSSPRMGVWQPLERYVMNLCTEAFSPNSSKTQVELAVRELRLFARKEAVNELPGSRNTDLYALFRTLSLSNIIILFEYALTESRIIFLSSHTSMLYLATRALVDLLFPLQWTGVLIPVLPARLIQALEAPCPYIVGIERRYEKVELPSDDFVLVDLDADVIESTVQPTPLPRHQRRKLLSLLQLAAPHHSRCAVPTGPPAYAIETFPFDAFMSENPSIFNARAQSTQLAKYVSLNSSAFGQQSVLPTTFQPLIFNAYLYARNEQAASRGFSSKGSDRPSTGSTSKTGSPPSPRDHSPTSGHFPPSSRNDSGMALQASLREKRSGHFDASSRRSSSFGMEMRPGVPRRPSAPFLGHAPNLSVTTLNTEYNSGSTYAPSVYAQSTVAASTIVPQSVAQPIHNAEGTCWVEGHCLQVVPADDKAVCAVCDERAEDGMYRCSACKTLVHNRCALQICLVCPAAFHPEQVRAAFVRCFASLFYTYKKFLQPATGDKKKAGLTYSFNMEAFLKSLPSEHAEYIAVLQHTQGFNEFIGERERVNPKSKDPRLALFDEIVLSKRNRGRSSLFSSRTTTDFLSDTSNHLWRTASATSFPPSSRGQQTLSGDYTRIVTRAPAKLDTSLMKEPRMINGAPRVSKTANNARRKPLPNLMNGLAISPP